One Drosophila willistoni isolate 14030-0811.24 chromosome XL unlocalized genomic scaffold, UCI_dwil_1.1 Seg142, whole genome shotgun sequence genomic region harbors:
- the LOC6644631 gene encoding BTB/POZ domain-containing protein 9 yields MSSQGHHKMHGCGGMSISSSTASGSSKGNNNTTNSEPEFTDEIDLAERFSSDMARLCMNDRYADVEFVVEEQRLPAHRVILAARSEYFRALLYGGMSETTQRQIPLDVPLDPFKVLLRYIYSGTLSLATLDEDAVIDVLGMANQYGFQDLELSISNYLRQYLALNNVCMILDAARLYNLEELTQVCLMFMDRNAADLLHHDSFKMLSKESLEEVLRRDCFFAPEVEIFLAVWKWSRYNPSVDIKSVVDFVRLPLMNLEDLLQKVRPSGILEPDKILDAIDEQSTSKTLPYRAALWPEENVATAKYLSRCIQGECRSSLLNGDVITYDMEHGYTRHCISDNNDAGIVVELGTMSMINHIRMLLWDRDSRAYSYFVEVSGDQQNWERVVDYSDYHCRSWQYLYFEARPVRYIRLVGTQNTVNRVFHVVGLEAMHTANVPKLIDHFVAPKANVATIEMSAIVTDGVSRSRNALINGDYVRYDWDSGYTCHQLGSGEIVVRLGQPYHVGSMRLLLWDCDDRHYSFYIETSTNRRDWQMVVDRRNDKARSWQNFHFAPRPVVFIRIVGTRNTANEIFHCVHLECPSQDKSYLKKVADLEKEKEKKLELKHRATDDNMASTSAAAAAASSSSSSTAAAAAVVPLATSVASTSNADSSTSPFSGIGRWPLSIPSSPAADTSRAKENESRSVGDQASTSSSSTTTKSSSSSSTPAKGKPTAQPNASPTVPKDIEQPLVELATDDNTNDEN; encoded by the exons ATGAGCAGCCAGGGGCATCACAAAATGCATGGATGCGGTGGCATGTCCATATCCTCATCCACAGCATCTGGCTCCAGcaaaggcaacaacaatacCACCAATTCGGAACCGGAATTCACGGACGAAATCGATCTGGCGGAGCGCTTCTCGTCGGACATGGCCCGCCTATGTATGAATGATAGATACGCCGATGTGGAATTTGTCGTCGAGGAGCAACGATTGCCGGCACATCGTGTTATACTTGCAGCGCGTAGCGAATATTTTCGTGCTCTCCTCTATGGTGGTATGTCGGAGACTACTCAACGACAGATACCGCTGGATGTGCCGTTAGATCCATTCAAGGTGCTGCTACGTTATATATATTCGGGAACCCTGTCGCTGGCCACATTGGATGAGGATGCCGTTATCGATGTCCTGGGCATGGCCAATCAATATGGTTTCCAGGATCTTGAATTGTCCATATCCAATTATTTGCGGCAGTATCTGGCATTGAACAATGTATGCATGATCCTAGATGCGGCACGCCTGTACAATCTGGAGGAGCTGACCCAAGTGTGTCTAATGTTTATGGATCGCAATGCCGCCGATCTACTGCACCATGATTCATTCAAAATGCTCTCGAAG GAATCTTTGGAGGAGGTACTGCGTCGAGATTGTTTCTTTGCCCCCGAAGTGGAAATATTTCTAGCCGTGTGGAAATGGAGCCGATACAATCCTAGTGTAGATATCAAATCGGTAGTGGACTTTGTACGATTGCCACTCATGAATCTCGAAGATTTGTTGCAAAAGGTACGACCCTCGGGCATACTGGAACCGGATAAGATACTCGATGCCATCGATGAGCAAAGCACATCAAAGACATTACCATATCGAGCGGCCCTTTGGCCGGAAGAGAATGTCGCCACGGCTAAGTATTTATCACGTTGCATTCAGGGGGAGTGCCGTTCATCATTGCTAAATGGTGATGTAATCACCTATGATATGGAGCACGGCTATACCCGTCATTGCATCTCGGATAACAATGATGCCGGCATTGTGGTCGAATTGGGCACCATGAGTATGATCAATCATATTCGCATGTTACTCTGGGATCGGGATAGTCGAGCTTATTCATATTTCGTCGAAGTTTCGGGCGATCAACAGAATTGGGAGCGTGTAGTCGATTATAGCGACTATCATTGCAGATCATGGCAGTATTTATATTTCGAAGCTCGTCCCGTTCGCTATATACGACTCGTGGGCACCCAGAATACCGTAAATCGG GTATTCCATGTGGTCGGTCTGGAGGCCATGCATACAGCGAATGTACCGAAGTTAATTGATCATTTTGTGGCACCCAAGGCCAATGTGGCCACCATTGAGATGAGTGCCATTGTCACAGATGGCGTCAGTCGCTCTCGCAATGCTCTGATCAATGGTGACTATGTACGCTACGATTGGGATTCGGGTTACACTTGCCATCAATTGGGCAGTGGTGAGATTGTCGTACGTCTTGGCCAGCCTTATCATGTGGGATCGATGCGTTTGCTTTTGTGGGATTGCGATGATCGGCATTATAGCTTCTATATCGAGACGTCAACAAATCGACGCGACTGGCAAATGGTAGTGGATAGACGAAATGACAAAGCGCGTTCATGGCAGAATTTCCATTTTGCCCCACGTCCTGTGGTCTTTATACGTATTGTGGGTACACGGAATACGGCCAATGAG ATCTTTCACTGCGTGCATTTGGAGTGTCCCAGTCAAGATAAGAGTTATTTGAAAAAAGTTGCCGATCtggaaaaggaaaaggaaaagaaactAGAGCTTAAGCATAGAGCAACGGATGACAATATGGCATCCACATCGGccgcagcagccgcagcatcgtcatcatcatcatcaacagcagcagcagcagcagtcgtTCCGTTAGCAACCTCAGTGGCGTCTACTTCAAATGCAGACTCCTCCACGTCGCCTTTTTCTGGCATTGGGCGATGGCCCTTAAGTATTCCCAGTAGCCCAGCAGCCGATACAAGTCGggcaaaagaaaatgaaagtaGATCTGTCGGCGATCAAGCTAgtaccagcagcagcagcaccaccaccaaatCCTCATCTTCATCCTCCACCCCCGCTAAAGGAAAACCAACGGCCCAGCCAAATGCATCTCCGACTGTTCCAAAGGATATCGAACAACCATTGGTTGAATTGGCTACCGATGACAACACAAATGATGAGAATTAA
- the LOC6644630 gene encoding uncharacterized protein LOC6644630, with protein sequence MARVAFLLLTLLIEVFDWSHGVPWRTFNSYTAMMKKSSEMDRLCPKVTAMRNFNLEAMMGCWHVVQYYASTEELPEYACMKSHFGFSTADKHITMNFSFIFAEDPLREKLQGNITWMIPSFENPDPMAPSIETPAHWIHTEHIYKGIYNTYVIDTDYTSWALIMHCAEKEKHPRYLSALLLSRQPTLGENYITYLREKLIPYHIDLSFMFPINQSSCDHLMESSNDDPLAYIVNGRKTEKEMFKVINQA encoded by the exons ATGGCACGTGTCGCCTTTTTACTATTAACTCTACTCATCGAAGTATTTGACTGGTCCCATGGGGTTCCTTGGAGAACTTTCAATAGTTACACGGCAATGATGAAAAAAAGTTCGGAAATGGATCGACTCTGTCCAAAG GTGACAGCCATGCGAAATTTCAACTTGGAAGCCATGATGGGCTGCTGGCATGTCGTCCAATATTATGCTTCCACCGAGGAATTACCTGAATACGCCTGCATGAAGAGTCACTTTGGATTCTCTACAGCGGATAAGCAT ATAACCATGAATTTTAGCTTCATCTTTGCTGAAGATCCGTTGCGCGAAAAGCTTCAGGGTAATATCACTTGGATGATACCCAGTTTCGAGAATCCCGATCCCATGGCACCGAGCATCGAGACGCCGGCTCATTGGATTCATACGGAGCATATATATAAAGGCATCTACAATACATATGTCATCGATACGGATTACACATCATGGGCTCTGATAATGCATTGTGCCGAAAAGGAGAAACATCCAAGATATCTATCCGCCTTGCTATTGTCACGTCAGCCCACTTTGGGCGAGAATTATATAACGTATTTGCGAGAGAAGCTAATACCCTATCATATTGATTTGTCCTTCATGTTTCCCATTAATCAGAGCTCATGTGATCATTTGATGGAATCTAGCAATGATGATCCATTGGCTTATATAGTGAATGGTCGTAAAACGGAGAAAGAAATGTTCAAGGTTATAAATCAAGCTTAA